A section of the Triticum dicoccoides isolate Atlit2015 ecotype Zavitan chromosome 7A, WEW_v2.0, whole genome shotgun sequence genome encodes:
- the LOC119333603 gene encoding putative transcription factor bHLH041 — MDSVFALAAVPRALVLERAAARVPGCLYLCLWAPVTAQLPSSHLFCLDAWIGGGGARARASFEAYRGALCAVVSGCVPGWAYREGRAYVELPEPDLTASASLQVQQQFYHEAGTKMAVFMGCESGEIEIGLSTTSVAAAAVADHVHQSFLEDLLQLPPTGLSSSSSPVPSLSIGSPEYSSLIRAMATPVAAAGEPSTRPPMMQASPLAGLLAPMAEADDYALMAQAMLAVTPSSGPPSTSTLPPPPCPPWLASHRSSPRRTTAFKPYRAALSPRARPRPGAPGQRMMKACISLLASVHTATRNRTELATARHEGSSAPSTTSQLHHVISERRRRERLNDSFQTLRALLPPGSKKDKANVLASTTEYMARLVSQVSQLREKNLQLEARLGLNQSPGFDPSGKTVEVEVTTGASTSTSATPGQQSREVSVRVTVRAECDMSDLLTPLLARLKDAGGFAVLSVEARQQSSALARASLTLRIAEAGDDAVDATRLEEALAKVVEDAVTKTPPPVPPPRSP, encoded by the exons ATGGACTCCGTCTTCGCGCTCGCGGCCGTGCCCCGGGCGCTCGTCCTGGAGCGCGCGGCGGCGCGCGTCCCCGGCTGCCTCTACCTCTGCCTCTGGGCGCCGGTGACCGCCCAGCTCCCGTCCAG CCATTTGTTCTGCTTGGACGCgtggatcggcggcggcggtgctcgcgcACGGGCGAGCTTCGAGGCGTACCGGGGAGCGCTCTGCGCCGTCGTAAGCGG GTGCGTGCCGGGGTGGGCGTACAGGGAGGGCCGCGCGTACGTGGAGCTGCCGGAGCCGGACCTGACGGCGTCGGCGTCGCTGCAGGTGCAGCAGCAGTTCTACCAT GAAGCCGGCACGAAG ATGGCGGTGTTCATGGGCTGCGAGAGCGGCGAGATCGAGATCGGGCTGTCGACTACatcggtggcagcggcggcggtggcggaccaCGTGCACCAGTCCTTCCTGGAGGACCTCCTCCAGCTGCCGCCGACAGGGCTGTCGTCCTCGTCCTCCCCCGTGCCGTCACTCTCCATCGGGAGCCCGGAGTACTCCTCTCTCATTCGCGCAATGGCGACGCCGGTAGCAGCGGCGGGCGAGCCATCCACGCGGCCACCGATGatgcaggcgtcgccgctggccggCTTGCTCGCGCCGATGGCCGAAGCCGACGATTATGCCTTAATGGCGCAGGCAATGCTCGCGGTCACCCCCTCCTCCGGTCCGCCGAGCACCTCCACGCTGCCGCCTCCGCCGTGTCCGCCCTGGCTGGCCAGCCACCGCTCGTCGCCGCGGCGGACGACGGCGTTCAAGCCGTATCGCGCGGCGCTCTCGCCAAGGGCGCGGCCGCGGCCAGGCGCGCCGGGGCAGAGGATGATGAAGGCGTGCATCTCCCTCCTGGCGAGCGTGCACACGGCAACGCGCAACCGGACGGAGCTCGCCACGGCGCGCCACGAGGGCAGCAGCGCGCCGTCCACCACCAGCCAGCTGCACCACGTGATCTCGGAGCGGCGCCGGCGCGAGCGGCTCAACGACAGCTTCCAGACACTCAGAGCTCTGCTCCCTCCCGGTTCCAAG AAAGACAAGGCCAACGTCCTCGCGAGCACGACGGAGTACATGGCGAGGCTGGTATCCCAGGTGTCCCAGCTCAGAGAGAAGAACCTGCAGCTCGAAGCGCGGCTCGGCCTGAACCAGAGCCCAGGCTTTGACCCCTCGGGGAAAACGGTGGAGGTGGAGGTGACCACCGGGGCGTCGACGTCGACGTCGGCGACGCCAGGTCAGCAGTCGCGGGAGGTGAGCGTGCGGGTGACGGTGCGGGCGGAGTGCGACATGTCGGACTTGCTGACCCCGCTGCTCGCGCGGCTCAAGGACGCCGGGGGTTTCGCCGTGCTGTCCGTGGAGGCGAGACAACAGAGCAGCGCGCTTGCACGGGCCAGCCTCACATTGCGGATCGCG GAGGCTGGCGACGACGCCGTCGACGCGACACGGCTCGAGGAAGCTCTGGCGAAGGTCGTCGAGGACGCGGTGACGAAGACGCCGCCGCCGGTGCCACCCCCAAGGTCGCCGTAG
- the LOC119328831 gene encoding histone deacetylase 2-like, with protein sequence MSSSSAAAGASVPGATPADALRRNRIISSKLYFDVPGSKAPVVYSTAYDIAFLGIEKMHPFDSSKWGRICRFLTKEGHLEKNRVVEPLEASREDLLVVHTEAYLNSLKSSFRVAAIVEVPPLTLIPNWLVQQRLLYPFRKQVGGSILSAKLALERGWAINVGGGFHHCSAEEGGGFCAYADITLCIQFAFVRLDISRVMIIDLDAHQGNGHEKDFAHDGRVYILDMYNAGIYPFDHAAKRYIDQKVELVSGTETDDYLDQLDKALKVAQTRFQPQLIIYNAGTDILDGDPLGNLKISPEGVVIRDEKVFRFAKDQNIPLVMMTSGGYMKSSARVIADSITNLSQKDLIQLGSQPD encoded by the exons ATGTCctcgtcgtccgccgccgccggcgcctccGTGCCGGGGGCCACGCCGGCGGACGCCCTCCGCCGCAACCGTATCATCTCCAGCAAGCTCTACTTCGACGTGCCGGGCTCCAAG GCTCCGGTGGTCTACTCCACGGCGTACGACATCGCCTTCCTCGGCATCGAGAAGAT GCACCCGTTCGATTCCTCCAAATGGGGCCGCATATGCAGGTTCCTCACCAAAGAAGGCCACCTGGAGAAGAACCGAGTGGTGGAGCCATTGGAGGCTTCCAGGGAAGACCTGCTGGTG GTTCACACGGAGGCATACTTGAACAGCCTCAAGAGCAGCTTCAGGGTTGCAGCCATTGTAGAG GTTCCTCCATTAACGCTCATTCCTAATTGGCTCGTACAGCAAAGGCTACTGTACCCCTTCCGGAAACAG GTGGGTGGGTCCATTTTATCAGCTAAACTTGCGCTTGAGAGAGGATGGGCGATTAATGTCGGTGGAGGGTTTCACCATTGTTCGGCGGAGGAAGGGGGTGGATTTTGTGCATACGCTGATATTACGCTCTGCATTCAGTTTGCGTTTGTCCGTCTGGATATTTCAAG AGTAATGATCATAGATCTGGATGCTCACCAAGGAAATGGTCATGAGAAGGATTTTGCTCATGATG GAAGGGTTTACATTTTGGACATGTACAATGCTGGAATTTATCCGTTT GATCATGCTGCTAAGCGATATATTGATCAGAAAGTTGAGTTAGTT AGTGGGACAGAAACAGATGATTACTTGGATCAGCTTGACAAGGCTTTGAAG GTCGCCCAAACTAGATTCCAGCCCCAGCTTATTATTTATAATGCTGGGACAGACATCCTGGATGGTGATCCATTGGGCAACTTGAAG ATAAGCCCTGAAGGTGTGGTGatcagagatgagaaggtgttcagaTTTGCAAAAGATCAGAACATTCCACTTGTCATGATGACATCAG GAGGCTACATGAAGTCGAGCGCACGTGTAATCGCAGATTCGATTACCAATCTCTCACAGAAGGACTTGATACAGCTAGGTAGCCAGCCAGACTAA
- the LOC119328830 gene encoding uncharacterized protein LOC119328830 — MAISRPRSRGVPLIPLLLLILLAPLIYSVSRLRLSWAPERELGMPPPALPKRPDRLVLGPAAGQGRPDRLQCQGLKAVNKISLSSEPGEHVSFVTVFTTYSSDPAGAGKPSSDVVTVGKHFYSKEERSMAILNTFISFIQVSMPKSNVIILTDPKSKLSINQGKASILPIEGNYSRGNLMLQRIKSYIAFLELKLEEVDRVNCVVFTDSDMAVVEDLGHIFTSYPHWHLALTFRNNKGQPLNSGFVAVRGTRDGISKAIDFFNEVLKAYNLKYMKASRMLGDQLALAWVVKSYLPSAFGKFSRHETFTGEVNGASVLFLPCEVYNWTPPEGAGQFHGMPLDVKVVHFKGSRKRLMLEAWDFYNSTSQLSDMLCLILKSGRTKYDF, encoded by the exons ATGGCGATCTCGAGGCCCCGAAGCCGCGGCGTCCCCCTCATCCCGCTGCTGCTCCTCATCCTCCTCGCGCCGTTAATCTACTCCG TTTCCAGGCTGCGCTTGAGCTGGGCGCCGGAGAGGGAGCTGGGCATGCCGCCTCCCGCTCTGCCGAAGCGTCCCGACCGCCTCGTGCTCGGCCCTGCCGCCGGCCAGGGCCGCCCCGATCGCCTCCAGTGCCAAG GACTTAAAGCTGTGAATAAGATAAGCTTGTCAAGTGAACCGGGAGAGCATGTTTCTTTTGTTACAGTATTCACAACCTATAGTTCTGACCCAGCTGGGGCTGGCAAACCGTCATCGGATGTTGTAACTGTTGGAAAGCATTTTTATAGCAAGGAGGAAAGGTCCATGGCCATTCTTAACACTTTCATCAGCTTCATACAG GTGTCAATGCCAAAAAGCAATGTGATAATATTGACTGATCCTAAATCCAAGTTGTCAATAAATCAAGGGAAGGCCTCAATACTGCCTATCGAGGGAAATTATTCTCGGGGCAACCTGATGCTTCAGAGGATCAAGTCCTACATT GCCTTTCTAGAGCTAAAACTTGAGGAGGTTGACCGTGTGAACTGTGTTGTTTTCACTGACTCTGATATGGCAGTGGTTGAGGATCTTGGACATATCTTCACGAGCTATCCTCATTGGCACCTTGCTCTTACTTTTCGTAATAACAAAGGCCAACCCTTGAACTCTGGATTTGTAGCGGTGAGAGGGACCAGAGATGGCATCTCTAA GGCTATCGACTTCTTCAACGAGGTTCTTAAAGCATACAATCTAAAGTATATGAAGGCGTCCCGCATGCTTGGTGATCAGTTAGCACTGGCATGGGTTGTGAAGTCTTATCTACCATCAGCCTTTGGGAAGTTTTCTAGGCATGAAACATTTACTGGTGAAGTCAATGGAGCATCTGTTCTGTTTTTGCCTTGTGAAGTttataattggactccacctgagggtGCTGGACAGTTTCATGGTATGCCCTTGGATGTTAAG GTTGTCCATTTCAAAGGTTCAAGAAAGCGTTTGATGCTCGAGGCATGGGATTTCTACAATTCAACCTCTCAATTATCTGATATGTTGTGCCTAATCTTGAAGAGTggcagaacaaaatatgacttctGA